Genomic segment of Dunckerocampus dactyliophorus isolate RoL2022-P2 chromosome 13, RoL_Ddac_1.1, whole genome shotgun sequence:
GCGTTTCTTGACCTTTCCCGGTCATTTTTCTGGAATGGAATAAGGAAAGGGATGGGGGTGATATGAAATGGTCCCTTGGGTGCTGACACACATTGTACTGGCAATGACTGATATGATTCTATAGGAAGTGGTGTGTTTCTATTTTGAGGTGGCAGAGCAGCCGTGATTGTGTCACAGCacaccaaatgtgaaaattacaATCTTAATTATGCCAAGATGTATAGCAGAGTTCTTGTATTGGAAACCTGTCAGTGAGTGGCTAATTTATTTGCTACAAATGGACGCTATCATGTTGTTACATTCCCTATATTATGGTGGACATGACTGTTTATTTATTGGGGTACTtgtaataatccatccatccattttctatgctggagcctgttccagctgacttcaggcgacaggcggggtacaccctggactggtcgccagccaatcgcagggcacatatagacaaacaaccgttcacactcccattcatacctatggacaatttagagtcaccaattaacctaacatgcatgtttttggaatgtggaaggaaagtACGACGGAGAAAACGacagagagaacatgcaaactccacacagagatgccaagcggagattcgaacccaagtcttcccaatctcctgcctgtggacaacatgctaaccactctgcCAACGTGCGGCCCAAATTGCAGTAATattatagagagagagagagagagagagagagagagagagagagagagagggagagagagagagagggagagagagagagagaaagaaagagagagatttttttttacatgttttaacaactgcgattggctggcgatgagtccagggtgtaccccgcctgtcccccgaagtcagctgggataggctccagcatacacccgcgacactaatgaggagaagcggcatagaaaatggatggctggatggatgttttAACAAATTACTAATATTGAATTAAATAAGctattataatataaaatgaGTTATACTAAATAGTATACTATattagtatatactgtatttagtaTAATAATATTTGCTTTTGCCACTTTCTTTCATCAGACATTATTTCGTTCTTTTGTTCCTAATTCTTTTTGGGTTTACGTAGCACTTTCTCTTGAAAATTACACCGCCAaagtcagctttacagatgccacgtctGCTCCACAGGTGCTGTGTGTTGTGGTACAGAACACCTACCgcacagtgtttatttttatggtaACTTGTGTGCTTTTGATCAGTTTGCTGCCATTAAAACTGAGATTAGCCGCATGATTGACAGTTGCGAAGGACTGACGCTTAATTAATTACTTACTAATTTGGCACATCGACATCAAACCATAAAAATTCGTTGCTCGACCCTAAATCGATCGAGGCAGGACCTTGATGCCAGGGCTTCATTTCATGACTGactttatttcacaaaatgaaACATCTCACTAGTTTTAGTACCCACCTTAAATGTCTTATCCATGGAGGCAGACAGCAGTAGATGACTCCTCTGAGGAACTGGACACCATTGCACTGTGTTGACTGGACCCTGGTGGCCTTCAAGGCTCAGAAGAAGCTTCCTAGGtatcccagcagcagcagcagcagcagcagcaggctttTGAGAAAGATGCAGTTTCACTTTCTCCGACACTTCAGAGAGAATTTGTGCATCTTTGCTGTGGACTGTCTCTGTCGGATTATCTTCTTTCTCTGCACAAGTGACAAGTCTTTGCCTCTTGGGAATGTAGGGTCTGACACCAGATGGGACCAAGGAAGGTCTTTTGGACTTTGTGGAAACACTTGGCAGCATAAGAGGAAGAGTTTGCAGTCCAAATGTCTTCTGCTGAGGTGCAGGTAAACAGCTCTTCTTTTGTAAAGAGGAATTGTCTTTTTCCAACATGTGCTGGCGATAATCCAACACTGTCCTGTCAGGGTTTGGTGTCACTCTCGCTTGTTGGTCTCCCTGCCTACAAGATTCTTCCTGGACAACACCTGATCCTTTTGGGTCGTTGGACTCATCCCCGGATTCTGAGTCCTCGTAGGCCACTAAGGTGGACATCGTCACTAAAACAGTGTGCTGATTCAAGAACGTCCCAAAGTGACATCTGGCGGTCAATTTATATATCGACACCAAAAGAAAAACTTACGAGCGAAAAAAACATCATGGCTTTAACAATTACTCAGCAAATTCTTATTTTTAGTCCTGTAATTCAGGACAGAGGCTGAGCATGTTCTAATATGCACACTACGAGGAGACAATGAGAATGTTGTAGTTATCTATTTAGAACAAGACGTGAAAATGACACGATTAGCTAGCTAATAAAAGCTGCCAACAATGGCGTTGTATTGTTGTTCAAGCAATTAACGTGTAATTCGCACGTGGAAGCAATTTCAGACAGATGTTTGCTTCTCTCAGTCCGTTTTACACTGTATTATTTTACTGTAGCTAGCTTAGGTGCTAGCGAAGACACGTACACAGACGGAAAATTACTATTATTGTTTTAATTCTAACCTCGAGCGAAGTCCAAACCGTCAAAAAGTTTAATATGTGTacaaaaatatctttaaaaacatatatatattatcgCTGTTTCACAATAAACGCTGTTTGCTTTTGGGCATACCAATGTGGTCTGTCGACGCCGGTAAAGaacatacttttattttgaaaacttCCGATAGGTGTCTGTCAGTTTAAACATGTCCCCATTACTAGTGTAACCTTGAATTCTGCTTTATATGAGATCAACATAACTTTAAAAAACTGAAATTGCTTGTATTTGTTAGAAATCTTTAATTTCTAACcattataatttttaaaaaagatataaTGTGATCATGAGTTGGTAGCGGAACCTCAGAGCGAGTCACATATACCGGGAAGACTTATATCCAAACACCAAGAACCTCTAATGCTGATGCAAGTTCAATGAGTGATCAGTCTGCTGCGTTCACACGGAGTGTTTACAAACGGTGACGTCTCATATTATTTAAGGTTGGCATATTAACTATAGTCTATGTCTAATAACAGTGTCATTGTGTTTTAAATGGTTATCCTAGGTTGCGACAGTGACGCTGAGCTCCAGTCATAATAGTTAGCTAAATTAAGTGTCAGCTGTGTAATGGTCGCATATGGGGAGTTGCCGTCTCGAAAATGGGTGGCGATACTTACAGTAATGTTGCATCACTTATGTACGAGGAAGACTAATTATTGTCCATTTGTTGACCAGTGTGAAGATGACAGATTGCCAAGGAGACGGGGAAGCAGCAAAGAGTCCCATGGAGCTGTATGAGAAGTTGGCAGAACAAGGAGACAAAGTGAGGACATTAAAATCTGCAAAGGCTGAGAAAGTAAGTGCCTATACACACACCAAGATAGCACACTCTTATTTTTCAACTCAGTTGTTAGTATTGTGTGGGGCTGTAAAGAACAAAAGTTTGACATGAGTTTAAATTATTCAAACATTAACGCGTAAATGTCTGATATATTTGGTGTTTCTACAGGCTGAAGTTGACGCCGCAGTCCAGTTGCTGCTAAAGCTGAAAATGGACTACAAACAGTTGACAGGTCAGGAATACAAACCTGGCTGTCCACCCTCAGAAAACTCCACAGAGAACGGCCCTGTAGAAGATGATTGCGATGATGAAGTTAACCCGTGGAATGTCACTACCAGCAACGCTAAGGGTGTTGATTACGACAAACTCATTGGTAAGATAAAAAGGAGCTGCTTCTTtgcttgtttaaaaaatatataaatgtgttcATTACTATGGAACATACGAGTCCAAGGATTATTAAGGTCACACTAAAATTATGTTGTCGTACTGGAATTGactttaataatttaaaaaaatgtaataagggaagaaaaagttgtaagaaGGAAGAAAAACTTGTTGAATTGTGTTCTTTACaataattaagtcataatattgtgagaataaagtcgtagttTCTCCCCCcaagaagttgtaatattacgtaatatttaaaggtgtaattttacaaaaagtaataatattggaagaataaagtccttataacttttttctcattgtaTTATGAGTTTTATGCAGTGACATTACAACTTATTGTTCGGAAAAATATGTAGTTtaatatgtttcttttttttctcatagagttacaactttattcttgtaacgttgcaacttttttcctgtaatataattttttttaaaacattacaacttaattcACATAACTAATCTTATAGCATTACAacttttataatattttataatgtTAAGATTTAACTTCTTTTCTCGTATTACGTAGACTGACCTGGtaacatgacttttttcctAGAAAGATACAAtctacactttattcttttttttcatgtaacattacagtcgtccctcgtttttcgcggttaattggttccacactcaaccgcgataagtgaatttccgaagtaggatttaataatattaaaactggtaaatggaatattttcatagttggagcatagaaaacttgtttatggcCTGGTAAAAACagtttataatattattattgtagacataaaataacaaccATATAGTTATATACTCATTTTACCTAACATAGTAGAGATTATAAGCAATAATAACGTAATACACATTCACATTATGCACTAATGCTGCTTTTGTTAATACCAGATTGCGCAACTCTTAAACGCAGGTTACAGGATCTCCGCAaggacataagagacagccgccgcttgaagcatagcaagctaccaagctaactaggtagtctccactttatttattctaaGCTTAAGAAATGGTTTGAAACggagtggagaaggacaaagaaagaagccaaaaatgttccacatacacacgaaatgggaggagaacttatgTTCACTATGTTATGTCGGACTCTGCATTTATGGCTGACTCCatgatccacaaatggcaaaaacatggaacagaagtgaaccttcccaggcgtgaccggccaaccaaaatgaccccaaaagcgcagcgacaactcatccaagaggtcacaaaagactccacaacaacagccaaagaactgaaggcctcactttcctcagtgaaggtcagtgttcatgactccaccataagaaagacactgggcaaaaacggcctgcgtggcagagttccaagacaaaaaacactgctgaacgaaaagaacattaaggctcctctcaatgttgccagaaaacaccttgatgatccacaagacctttgggaaaatactgtgtggtctgacgagacaacagctgaactttttggaaggtgtgtgtcccgttTGGTGTACAAGTAACGCcgaatttcagaaaaagaacatcataccaacagtaaaatatggtggtggtagtttgGTGGTCTGGgttgctgcttcaagacctggaagacttgataTGATAAAGAAGAACAGGGCAACcagactgaactatggcatcgctactgtgaataataatacacataatatggaagtggcagtgtgtgaTCTAGGATTGGAACAGCATATTAAGTGCTTtgcacacactataaaccttgcaatccaggCTGGCTCCaggtttttttcctcgtaaattctttttcttccttgtgattgtacaacttttttctccttcatTTATgccttcatttaaaaatgttttttttcctctgtgacCCTAATACTTCTTCGTATTATGACATCTTGTCTTATTCTCATCCTTCATTCTTTCCTTAGTGAGGTTTGGCACTAGTAAAGTTGACCAGGAACTGGTGGACAGAATAGAGAAAGTGTCAGGACAGAAACCTCACCACTTCCTTCGTCGGGGAATCTTCTTCTCACACAGGTTAGGCTTTTCCCCTCTCTGTGACTTgatcaattttaccagaatatgTTGTGATTCAACAGGCTGACCTTTTCAACTGGCGTGGTCATCGCTCACAGGATTGTGTCACATGACTGTTGAATCAGTCACATCGGTGTTGTGGTTTTTGCTGTACTTGCAGAGACATGCATCAAGTTCTGGATGCGTATGAGAAGAAGAAGTCCTTCTTCCTGTACACTGGCAGAGGCCCGTCGTCGCAGGCCATGCATGTTGGTCACCTCATCCCCTTCATCTTCACCAAGTGAGCTCTGCTGCTAATAAGTAGAATAGAGTTGGGAACAGACAATAGCACACTTCCTTTGTTGAAGATGGCTGCAGGATGTGTTTGACATCCCCCTGGTGGTCCAGCTGACCGATGACGAGAAGTACCTGTGGAAGGATCTGACGCTAGAACAGTGCCACCAGTTTGCTGTGGAGAATGCCAAGGACATCATCGCCTGTGGCTTCGACATCAACAAGACCTTCATCTTCTCTGATCTCGACTATATGGGGTAAGAACACATGACTTGCGTCCAATCTACGTTACATAAATGAGCCtcatttgacattgttttcttttcttgtgcCAATAGTGCATCACCTGAATTCTACAGGAACGTGGTTAAGGTTGAAAAGCATGTGACATTTAACCAAGTCAAAGGCATCTTTGGCTTTACGGACAGTGACTGCATTGGTAAGGCTCCTGGAGAGAGGAAAGAAACAacttacaaataataaaaccaaGGAAACAaatgcaattattattatttttgtattataactgttgacggcagactttatgcctttttatATAATgagaaatgagcacaaaatagcatgaagacgatggccacactaaTTGAGTGGAGCTCTGCTTGgtaataaagtagtgtacaatttaaatgtgtgCCAGtcatcaataaaacacaaatgcttGGCAGCTCTAATCGTGATcaaagttggacacccctgcaacctggacactgaactTACtctgttttaagttgagcaagacagatttctatttaataaaaggtatttatttgcattattttattctgtcaaTTAcgttatcttgagctaaaaaataattattgaacagtttattttCCATGTATTCATCATATCAAATTAAAGAccagtttgtgtcaaatagtacaaacatGGTTTCAcacaaaggcagaaaaaaaagacaggccgcccaaatgtttatttttttattaatgaccTATTcaccaggggcccttggaattgtgcAAAGACGCCCctgaccaataccactcatcataaataaattgaaaaatgtacagttaatccatgtgattggtatcggctgatctcactcatggatgattggtatcagaatcggcatcataaaaccctgattggaggaTCCCAACCTGACAGGATTGTGTCCACACTCCTACCAAGTAAACTGTTCATAAAATAGATGATTTGTTATCTGTTCAGGAAAGATAAGCTTCCCAGCAATCCAGGCGGCTCCATCCTTCTGTAGTTCTTTCCCACAAATTTTCGGGGACAAAAAGGACATCCAGTGTCTCATCCCATGTGCCATAGACCAGGTGAAATGAGCATTACACAAACAATTATGGCATCATTTGTTACATTCAATACCATTTGTTACTCTCACCCCCTCCTTGTAGGACCCCTACTTCAGAATGACCCGTGACGTCGCTCCGAGGCTCGGCTATCCCAAACCAGCCCTGTTGCTCTCCACCTTCTTCCCAGCCCTGCAGGGGGCGCAGACAAAGATGAGCGCCAGCGATGCCAATTCCTCCATCTTTCTCACAGACACGGCCAAGCAGATCAAAAATAAGGTCAGCGAAGGGTGAATTTATTATGaagcagttgtttttttgttgatggTGGAACTTTTAAAGTCAAACGCCTCTGAGGCTGCGCTATTCAGAAGTCATTCAAAATTTCTCAAGCACATGCCTCTAAAATAGCACAAAACTTTGACAATGAAACTCCTGTGGCGCATGACGTCACCACATGTCTCACTAGACCTCAGATTAGCGAGCATCAAAGGATTAACGCAGctagttttgctttttctttggcttttttggaggggggggactcattccaaaacaaaaagaatCTGCAGGGAACATTCACATTCAaggtagtaataataatgtaattataaCAAATTTatctggacgataattgtcctacaaattattgccgataaacgatattattgtcaacatcattttgagacaatttttcattaatttaatgATAATATGTGCTATAATAATACAAGATTTTAagtaaacatgcacaaaaacatgATAGAAAACAATAattccccaaagtgtattgattacTAAAAATAGATTGGTAGAATACCGAAACGTAGCACGCCTCAAGGACACTACGCCATGTTGCTGATTTTGAATcagaaataacccggaaatactctgaagtccACATTGTGCgtcaatgcagatgtcagctcatttgcatatagacTTCCTTGAATGACCATTTAGCGACATTGTTAGCAACgctttttacatttaatgagATGTAACGTTTTATCTGAGTCTGGTCAAAGTATATGTTTTAGATGCGGGaaaatgcatttggtgcacACTGAGgtgatttataaatatgtgataatacaggttaaatgtacagcatacctgtacctgtaccaaGCGCACAATTTCACACAAGTttatctttatgcttcactgataacgtTATATGGTCAAGAGTTGAGTTTCACACTTAGCTGAATGGTCCTTGAATGTACCATAGCTGCTGTGACACACAAAAGTGACACTtgtatataacttctacaccatgactccgattccatctgttcatggaccATCTGACATTATCATTCGTTCGTGGTGAGTaccttttacattttatacttgaatgtgtgtgaggcatattgacgAGAAACGGGGGGTTGTGGATCTGAAACTAATCTAGTGTAATAATTATAAGTCACTCTTATTGccaatgttgatccaa
This window contains:
- the LOC129192155 gene encoding tryptophan--tRNA ligase, cytoplasmic isoform X2 gives rise to the protein MTDCQGDGEAAKSPMELYEKLAEQGDKVRTLKSAKAEKAEVDAAVQLLLKLKMDYKQLTGQEYKPGCPPSENSTENGPVEDDCDDEVNPWNVTTSNAKGVDYDKLIVRFGTSKVDQELVDRIEKVSGQKPHHFLRRGIFFSHRDMHQVLDAYEKKKSFFLYTGRGPSSQAMHVGHLIPFIFTKWLQDVFDIPLVVQLTDDEKYLWKDLTLEQCHQFAVENAKDIIACGFDINKTFIFSDLDYMGASPEFYRNVVKVEKHVTFNQVKGIFGFTDSDCIGKISFPAIQAAPSFCSSFPQIFGDKKDIQCLIPCAIDQDPYFRMTRDVAPRLGYPKPALLLSTFFPALQGAQTKMSASDANSSIFLTDTAKQIKNKINKYAFSGGKDTVEEHRKYGGNVDVDVSFMYLSFFLEDDEQLEKIRQDYTSGALLTGELKKILIETLQPLIAMHQERRKQITDETVKQFMTPRPLNFKL
- the LOC129192155 gene encoding tryptophan--tRNA ligase, cytoplasmic isoform X1, giving the protein MSDQSAAFTRSVYKRVKMTDCQGDGEAAKSPMELYEKLAEQGDKVRTLKSAKAEKAEVDAAVQLLLKLKMDYKQLTGQEYKPGCPPSENSTENGPVEDDCDDEVNPWNVTTSNAKGVDYDKLIVRFGTSKVDQELVDRIEKVSGQKPHHFLRRGIFFSHRDMHQVLDAYEKKKSFFLYTGRGPSSQAMHVGHLIPFIFTKWLQDVFDIPLVVQLTDDEKYLWKDLTLEQCHQFAVENAKDIIACGFDINKTFIFSDLDYMGASPEFYRNVVKVEKHVTFNQVKGIFGFTDSDCIGKISFPAIQAAPSFCSSFPQIFGDKKDIQCLIPCAIDQDPYFRMTRDVAPRLGYPKPALLLSTFFPALQGAQTKMSASDANSSIFLTDTAKQIKNKINKYAFSGGKDTVEEHRKYGGNVDVDVSFMYLSFFLEDDEQLEKIRQDYTSGALLTGELKKILIETLQPLIAMHQERRKQITDETVKQFMTPRPLNFKL